In the Klebsiella aerogenes KCTC 2190 genome, one interval contains:
- a CDS encoding YobH family protein: protein MRLIIRSIVILAIVWIGVLLSGYGVLIGSNQNAGGLGLQCKYLTAQGITTAQYVHSDSGIIGITNCPILRKSVKVIDQG from the coding sequence ATGCGATTGATCATTCGCTCTATTGTCATACTGGCGATTGTCTGGATTGGCGTATTATTAAGCGGTTATGGCGTGTTAATTGGCAGCAATCAGAATGCTGGCGGGCTGGGACTGCAATGCAAATACCTGACAGCGCAGGGTATCACCACCGCACAATATGTTCATTCTGATAGCGGTATTATCGGTATTACCAACTGCCCTATTCTGCGCAAAAGCGTGAAGGTTATCGACCAGGGTTAA
- the mgrB gene encoding PhoP/PhoQ regulator MgrB, with translation MKKLRWVLLIVVIAGCLLLWTQMLNVMCDQDVQFFSGICAINKFIPW, from the coding sequence GTGAAAAAATTACGCTGGGTTTTGCTGATCGTTGTCATAGCGGGTTGTTTGCTGCTGTGGACTCAGATGCTTAACGTAATGTGCGATCAGGATGTGCAATTTTTCAGCGGTATTTGCGCTATTAACAAGTTCATCCCCTGGTAA
- the kdgR gene encoding DNA-binding transcriptional regulator KdgR produces MAAADMDKQPDSVSSVLKVFGILQALGEEREIGITELSQRVMMSKSTVYRFLQTMKSLGYVAQEGESEKYSLTLKLFELGARALQNVDLIRSADIQMREISRLTKETIHLGALDEDSIVYIHKIDSMYNLRMYSRIGRRNPLYSTAIGKVLLAWRDREEVEQIMDGVEYKRSTERTITDTSALLKVLDQVREQGYGEDNEEQEEGLRCIAVPVFDRFGVVIAGLSISFPTLRFSEERLHEYVAMLHAAARKISEQMGYNRYPF; encoded by the coding sequence ATGGCAGCTGCTGATATGGATAAACAGCCAGATTCTGTCTCTTCAGTATTAAAAGTTTTTGGCATCCTGCAGGCTTTGGGCGAAGAGCGTGAGATTGGTATCACCGAATTGTCACAGCGTGTGATGATGTCTAAAAGCACGGTGTATCGTTTTTTACAGACTATGAAGTCACTGGGCTATGTCGCACAGGAAGGCGAGTCTGAGAAATATTCTTTAACGTTGAAGTTGTTCGAGCTTGGCGCGCGGGCGTTGCAGAACGTTGACCTGATCCGCAGCGCGGATATCCAGATGCGTGAAATTTCTCGCCTGACCAAAGAGACGATTCACCTCGGCGCGCTGGATGAAGACAGCATCGTTTACATCCACAAAATTGATTCCATGTACAACCTGCGGATGTATTCGCGTATCGGCCGACGTAATCCGCTGTACAGCACCGCCATTGGCAAAGTGCTGCTGGCGTGGCGCGACCGGGAGGAAGTCGAGCAAATCATGGACGGCGTCGAGTACAAACGTAGCACCGAGCGAACCATTACTGATACCAGCGCGCTATTGAAAGTGCTGGACCAGGTGCGCGAGCAGGGCTATGGCGAAGACAATGAGGAGCAGGAAGAAGGATTACGCTGTATTGCGGTGCCGGTCTTCGATCGCTTCGGCGTGGTGATTGCCGGACTGAGTATCTCCTTCCCGACGCTGCGTTTCTCTGAAGAACGTTTGCACGAATATGTGGCGATGTTGCACGCTGCGGCGCGTAAGATTTCCGAGCAGATGGGTTATAACCGTTACCCGTTTTGA